A window of Tautonia plasticadhaerens contains these coding sequences:
- a CDS encoding dipeptidase, with amino-acid sequence MAIDRVDAYLAEHRSRFEEQLKDLLRIPSVSAQPEHDADTRRAAEFVRGDLEAMGVQAELIEFPRGHPIVFGRKLDAPGKPTLLVYGHYDVQPPEPLEPWDSPPFEPTERDGNLYARGATDDKGQMFTHLKAAEAWLKGAGELPINLKFVIEGEEEVGGENLETLMAGSPELLACDYAVVSDTSQFARGRPAITYGLKGLAYFELIVEGADRDLHSGTFGGAVQNPLNALATILASLKDADGRIAIPGFYDEVRPLEDWERKEFAALPFSEEEFRADLAVPAVFGEAGYSTLERKWARPTCDVHGIWGGYAGPGPKTVLPRLAGAKFSFRLVPDQTPKAVQARLEAHLEAACPPGVTYTLKAMQGAPAVIVEAKGNPGVEAAMRAVESGFGVRPVLIREGGSIPVVGLIKQHLGVDTLLLGWGQNDDNLHGPNEKFSIEDFHRGIKSAAHLIAELAEKV; translated from the coding sequence ATGGCCATCGATCGGGTCGACGCCTACCTGGCCGAGCACCGCAGCCGGTTCGAGGAGCAGCTCAAGGACCTGTTGCGGATCCCGAGCGTCAGCGCCCAGCCCGAGCACGACGCCGACACCCGACGCGCCGCCGAGTTCGTCCGCGGGGACCTGGAGGCGATGGGCGTGCAGGCCGAGCTGATCGAGTTCCCCAGGGGGCATCCGATCGTCTTCGGCCGGAAGCTGGACGCGCCCGGCAAGCCGACGCTGCTGGTCTACGGCCACTACGACGTGCAGCCGCCCGAGCCGCTCGAACCCTGGGACTCCCCCCCGTTCGAGCCGACCGAGCGCGACGGCAACCTCTACGCCCGGGGGGCCACCGACGACAAGGGGCAAATGTTCACCCACCTGAAGGCCGCCGAGGCGTGGCTGAAGGGGGCGGGCGAGCTGCCGATCAACCTGAAGTTCGTGATCGAGGGGGAGGAGGAGGTCGGCGGCGAGAACCTCGAGACGCTCATGGCCGGGAGCCCCGAGCTGCTGGCCTGCGACTACGCCGTGGTCTCCGACACCAGCCAGTTCGCCAGGGGGCGCCCGGCGATCACCTACGGCCTGAAGGGGCTGGCCTACTTCGAGCTGATCGTCGAGGGGGCCGATCGGGACCTGCACTCCGGCACCTTCGGCGGCGCCGTGCAGAACCCGCTGAACGCGCTGGCGACGATCCTCGCCTCCTTGAAGGACGCCGACGGCCGGATCGCGATCCCCGGCTTCTACGACGAGGTCCGGCCGCTGGAGGACTGGGAGCGGAAGGAGTTCGCCGCCTTGCCCTTCTCCGAGGAGGAGTTCCGGGCCGACCTGGCGGTGCCCGCCGTCTTCGGCGAGGCGGGGTACTCGACGCTCGAACGCAAGTGGGCGCGGCCGACCTGCGACGTCCACGGCATCTGGGGGGGCTATGCCGGCCCCGGGCCCAAGACGGTGCTCCCCCGCCTGGCCGGGGCGAAGTTCAGCTTCCGACTGGTGCCGGACCAGACGCCCAAGGCGGTGCAAGCGCGGCTGGAGGCGCACCTGGAGGCGGCCTGCCCCCCCGGGGTGACGTACACCCTGAAGGCGATGCAGGGGGCGCCGGCGGTGATCGTGGAGGCGAAGGGGAACCCGGGGGTCGAGGCGGCGATGAGGGCGGTGGAGTCGGGCTTCGGCGTCCGGCCGGTGTTGATCCGGGAAGGGGGCTCCATCCCGGTGGTGGGCCTGATCAAGCAGCACCTGGGCGTCGACACGCTCCTGCTCGGCTGGGGCCAGAACGACGACAACCTGCACGGCCCCAACGAGAAGTTCTCGATCGAGGACTTCCACCGGGGGATCAAGTCGGCGGCGCACCTGATCGCCGAGCTGGCGGAGAAGGTTTGA
- a CDS encoding DUF5615 family PIN-like protein, producing the protein MDHHIDVAITRGLRRRGTDIVTCLEDGTADWDDVRLLGRATDLGRVLFTQDDDHLAIAHRWQGDGRGFAGLIFARSLDLTVGKAIRDLELVANVLDEDDIRNRVEYLPL; encoded by the coding sequence ATGGATCATCACATCGACGTCGCCATCACCCGAGGGCTTCGGCGGCGGGGGACCGACATCGTGACGTGCCTCGAAGACGGCACGGCGGACTGGGATGACGTGCGGCTCCTGGGCCGTGCGACCGATCTCGGCCGCGTGCTGTTCACCCAGGATGACGACCACCTGGCGATCGCCCACCGCTGGCAGGGCGATGGGCGTGGCTTCGCCGGCCTGATCTTCGCTCGATCGCTGGACTTGACCGTCGGCAAGGCGATCCGTGACCTGGAACTGGTCGCGAACGTCCTCGACGAGGACGACATCCGCAATCGGGTCGAGTACCTGCCGCTTTGA
- a CDS encoding DUF433 domain-containing protein, which yields MSAVTYAHIEPDEQGRPIVSGTRFKVRLIAQDHVAHGRDAEEIRRHHPGLTLGQIHSALAYYYDHKDEMDRDLEERHRRVDRLRAESASEESPGRRRLRERGLIP from the coding sequence ATGTCCGCGGTGACTTATGCCCACATCGAGCCGGACGAGCAGGGCAGGCCGATCGTCTCGGGGACCCGGTTCAAGGTGCGTTTGATCGCCCAGGACCACGTCGCCCACGGCCGGGACGCGGAGGAGATCCGGCGGCACCACCCCGGGCTGACGCTGGGTCAGATCCACTCGGCGCTGGCGTATTACTACGACCACAAGGACGAGATGGACCGCGACCTGGAGGAGCGGCATCGCCGGGTGGATCGGCTCCGGGCGGAGTCGGCCTCGGAGGAGTCCCCGGGGCGCCGGAGGCTCCGGGAGCGGGGCCTGATCCCGTGA
- a CDS encoding PIN domain-containing protein — MVVRPNYVLVDFENVRPDSAELLADECFRLIVFVGASQAKIPFEFVASVQRMGCRAEYVRISGNGPNALDFHISYYIGRLSATEPTAFFHIISKDSGFDPLIEHLRGVRSSAQRFAAIGEIPIVRVLNARTPAQRLDVALGRLRQMKATKPASIKTLNGTISSLFLGRLNDDEVSAVVRGLVNRGSVSIVGNDVTYAPSVGV, encoded by the coding sequence GTGGTTGTGCGCCCAAACTACGTGCTCGTCGACTTCGAGAACGTCCGGCCGGACTCGGCGGAGTTGCTGGCGGACGAGTGCTTCCGGCTGATCGTGTTCGTGGGGGCGAGCCAGGCGAAGATCCCGTTCGAGTTCGTGGCTTCGGTGCAGCGGATGGGGTGCCGGGCCGAGTACGTCCGGATCTCGGGGAACGGCCCGAATGCGCTCGACTTCCACATCTCGTATTACATCGGGCGGCTCTCGGCGACGGAGCCGACGGCGTTCTTCCACATCATCTCGAAGGACTCGGGGTTCGACCCGCTGATCGAGCACCTCAGGGGAGTCCGGAGCTCCGCGCAGCGGTTTGCGGCGATCGGCGAGATCCCGATCGTCCGGGTTCTGAACGCGAGGACGCCGGCGCAGCGACTCGACGTGGCGCTGGGGCGGCTGCGGCAGATGAAGGCGACCAAGCCCGCGTCGATCAAGACGCTGAACGGGACGATCTCGTCGCTGTTCCTGGGCCGATTGAACGACGACGAGGTCTCGGCCGTCGTGCGGGGGCTGGTAAACCGGGGGAGCGTCTCGATCGTCGGGAACGACGTGACCTATGCGCCGTCGGTCGGCGTGTGA
- a CDS encoding HAF repeat-containing PEP-CTERM protein: MGKVVRIVRWMLPFAAALAVSAQEATAGAIETGRYVATKLGQRSVVDINNAGRVIGHHTPTNDNAVPLAPRGFVYDAYGPNAGDLRDIEPLTPIEDRPAGYPFPPARSMPRDLNEAGDFVGDGAGDVEVFPAYGGRHVRGFVDRGGEVEGLVGPHGPRYSSQATGINDAGDVVGFYDLPEHGEYLPHRRGFVVRDGRMHELGTLGGPSSVAADVNNRGQVVGDSTTDSGSGRVFLTTADPGAPLIELGTLGGEHSRAVKLNDRGQVIGTSTISGGPIPESHAFLYDEGQMTDLGILGGRDWATPFSEAFDLNELGQVVGQSTIDRGPEWEGLYLPGTGAFLYEDGELIDLNDLVDLGPGWLLTSAKGINDWGAIVAEGVSLDREFSSFLLTPKGHALPIAPQVPEPATLAVLAAGLALWAASRRRGRRR; the protein is encoded by the coding sequence ATGGGCAAGGTGGTGCGGATCGTCCGATGGATGCTGCCGTTCGCGGCGGCGCTGGCGGTTTCGGCCCAGGAGGCAACGGCCGGGGCGATCGAGACGGGCCGGTACGTGGCCACGAAGCTGGGCCAGCGGTCGGTGGTCGACATCAACAATGCCGGGCGGGTGATCGGCCATCACACACCGACCAATGACAACGCCGTCCCGCTGGCGCCTCGGGGGTTCGTGTACGACGCCTACGGCCCGAACGCCGGGGACCTGCGGGACATCGAGCCGCTGACGCCGATCGAGGACCGCCCCGCCGGGTACCCCTTCCCGCCTGCCCGGAGCATGCCGAGGGACCTCAACGAGGCCGGGGATTTCGTCGGCGACGGGGCCGGCGACGTCGAGGTCTTCCCGGCGTATGGCGGCCGCCACGTGCGCGGGTTCGTCGACCGGGGTGGGGAGGTGGAGGGGCTGGTCGGGCCCCACGGGCCGAGGTACTCGTCCCAGGCGACCGGGATCAACGACGCCGGGGACGTGGTCGGGTTTTACGACCTGCCGGAGCACGGCGAGTACCTCCCCCACCGCCGGGGCTTCGTCGTCCGGGACGGGCGGATGCACGAGCTGGGCACGCTCGGCGGGCCTTCGAGCGTGGCGGCGGACGTCAACAACCGGGGCCAGGTCGTTGGGGACTCGACGACCGATTCCGGCTCCGGTCGAGTGTTCCTCACGACCGCCGACCCGGGGGCGCCGCTGATCGAGCTGGGCACGCTCGGCGGCGAGCACAGCAGGGCGGTCAAGCTCAACGACCGGGGGCAGGTCATCGGCACGTCGACGATCTCCGGCGGGCCGATCCCCGAGTCGCACGCCTTCCTCTATGACGAGGGGCAGATGACCGACCTCGGGATCCTGGGTGGGCGGGATTGGGCGACGCCGTTCAGCGAGGCGTTCGACCTGAACGAGCTGGGGCAGGTGGTCGGGCAATCGACGATCGACCGCGGGCCGGAGTGGGAAGGCCTCTACCTCCCGGGGACCGGCGCCTTCCTGTACGAGGACGGCGAGCTGATCGACCTGAACGACCTGGTCGACCTCGGGCCCGGCTGGCTGCTGACCTCCGCGAAGGGGATCAACGACTGGGGCGCGATCGTGGCCGAGGGGGTCAGCCTCGACAGGGAGTTCAGCTCGTTCCTGCTCACTCCCAAGGGCCACGCCCTGCCGATCGCCCCCCAGGTCCCCGAGCCGGCGACGTTGGCCGTCTTGGCGGCGGGGCTGGCGCTCTGGGCGGCGTCGAGGCGGCGGGGCCGTCGGCGTTGA
- the rlmN gene encoding 23S rRNA (adenine(2503)-C(2))-methyltransferase RlmN, which produces MKRPLLDAPTAELASWMLERGHPPYRARQVVRWVFDRRAESFDAMSDLPKGLRAELDAEWIVFGTTLAHHHVSPDGTDKLLLRCQDGRTVECVLMAEGDRRTVCISSQVGCGMGCVFCASGLKGVERNLTTAEILEQVLRSRNMLPPDDRLTNLVVMGMGESLANLDNLIPALDRLCSPEGLNFGQRRVTISTVGLPEKMRKLADLDRQYHLAVSLHAPTPGLRDELVPINAKVGLGPVMEAADAYFRMTGRQVTFEYVLLADLNDRPEDAEALGALLVGRKAHVNLIPYNPVAGLPYRRPSADSIRRFERIVEGRGVSVSVRKTKGREIDAACGQLRRRSQADAEGPTVVPFGRP; this is translated from the coding sequence ATGAAACGCCCCCTGCTCGACGCCCCGACCGCCGAACTCGCCTCCTGGATGCTCGAACGGGGCCACCCCCCGTACCGGGCCCGACAGGTCGTGCGCTGGGTCTTCGACCGCCGGGCCGAGTCGTTCGACGCGATGAGCGACCTGCCGAAGGGGCTCCGGGCCGAACTCGACGCCGAATGGATCGTCTTCGGCACGACCCTGGCCCACCACCACGTCTCCCCCGACGGGACCGACAAGCTCCTGCTCCGCTGCCAGGACGGCCGGACCGTCGAGTGCGTCCTGATGGCCGAGGGGGACCGCCGCACGGTCTGCATCAGCTCGCAGGTCGGCTGCGGCATGGGCTGCGTCTTCTGCGCCAGCGGGCTGAAGGGGGTGGAACGCAACCTCACCACCGCCGAGATCCTGGAGCAGGTCCTCCGATCGCGCAATATGCTTCCGCCGGACGACCGGCTCACGAACCTCGTGGTGATGGGGATGGGGGAGAGCCTGGCGAACCTGGACAACCTGATCCCGGCCCTGGACCGACTCTGCTCCCCCGAGGGGCTGAACTTCGGCCAGCGGAGGGTGACGATCTCCACCGTAGGCCTGCCTGAGAAGATGCGGAAGCTCGCCGACCTGGACCGGCAGTATCACCTGGCGGTCTCCCTGCACGCCCCGACCCCCGGGCTCCGGGACGAGCTGGTGCCGATCAACGCCAAGGTCGGCCTCGGCCCGGTCATGGAGGCGGCCGACGCCTACTTCCGGATGACCGGACGGCAGGTCACCTTCGAATACGTCCTGCTCGCCGACCTGAACGACCGCCCCGAGGACGCCGAGGCCCTCGGCGCGCTCCTGGTCGGCCGCAAGGCGCACGTGAACCTGATCCCGTACAACCCGGTCGCCGGCCTGCCCTACCGCCGCCCCTCGGCCGACTCGATCCGGCGGTTCGAGCGGATCGTCGAGGGGCGGGGGGTCAGCGTCAGCGTCCGCAAGACCAAGGGCCGGGAGATCGACGCCGCCTGCGGCCAGCTCCGCCGCCGGTCCCAGGCCGACGCCGAGGGCCCGACGGTGGTGCCCTTCGGCCGTCCCTGA
- a CDS encoding RNA polymerase sigma factor, producing the protein MASTGGPSPSQALAQQLSARDPDVQLMLQVRDDVQGAFEVLVRRYQDRLIGVLTHLVGDPGDAEDLAQEVFLRIYRARKGYKPQAKFSTWLFTIANNLALNHLRGKGRRPSGPLDPGTDSRPALPASERVAAPDGTPSGQLRQSELEGVVREAVGTLADDQRLAVLLNKFEDMSYAEIAAVMNRSEAAVKSLLARARMELRARLEPYLRSGDRAATS; encoded by the coding sequence GTGGCATCGACCGGCGGACCGAGCCCGAGCCAGGCCCTCGCGCAGCAGCTCTCGGCCAGGGATCCCGACGTCCAGCTGATGCTCCAGGTCCGCGACGACGTGCAGGGGGCCTTCGAGGTGCTCGTCCGGCGCTACCAGGACCGCCTGATCGGCGTGCTCACCCACCTCGTCGGCGACCCGGGCGACGCCGAGGACCTGGCCCAGGAGGTCTTCCTCCGCATCTACCGGGCCCGCAAGGGCTACAAGCCGCAGGCGAAGTTCTCGACCTGGCTGTTCACGATCGCCAACAACCTGGCCCTGAACCACCTGAGGGGCAAGGGCCGACGCCCCTCCGGCCCGCTCGACCCCGGCACCGACAGCCGCCCCGCCCTGCCCGCCTCCGAGCGGGTAGCCGCCCCCGACGGCACCCCGTCGGGCCAGCTCCGCCAGTCGGAGCTGGAGGGGGTCGTCCGGGAGGCCGTCGGCACCCTGGCGGACGACCAGCGGCTGGCCGTGTTGCTCAACAAGTTCGAGGACATGAGCTACGCCGAGATCGCCGCCGTGATGAACCGCTCCGAGGCCGCCGTCAAGTCCCTGCTCGCCCGGGCCCGGATGGAGCTGCGGGCCCGCCTCGAGCCGTACCTGCGGTCCGGGGACCGGGCGGCGACCTCCTGA
- a CDS encoding ComF family protein: MGQGREGEGRFAGPGLGRWLGEAVGGLAFPGDCLVCDGPTGDRLAPVCPECRGELLDASGPSCPRCALPVGPYAGCGWCAGRPLGFDRAVALGPYQGPIRHLCLRLKRREGAWIAPGMADLLVEARGEEIRGLGASAVVPVPLHWRKRWRRRYDQAEALAACLADRLGLPVARPLRRVRATEALWRLGRAERRRLLRGAFRADPRRLGGLPGRPVLLVDDILTTGATCGAAARALKAAGVGPVAVVVLGRAE; the protein is encoded by the coding sequence ATGGGCCAGGGCCGGGAGGGTGAAGGGCGATTCGCCGGACCGGGCCTCGGCCGATGGCTCGGCGAGGCCGTCGGCGGCCTCGCCTTCCCGGGCGACTGCCTGGTCTGCGACGGCCCGACCGGCGACCGGCTCGCGCCGGTCTGCCCCGAGTGCCGGGGCGAATTGCTCGACGCCTCCGGGCCGTCCTGCCCCCGATGCGCCCTGCCGGTCGGCCCGTATGCCGGCTGCGGCTGGTGTGCCGGCCGGCCCCTGGGGTTCGACCGGGCCGTCGCCCTCGGCCCGTACCAGGGGCCGATCCGCCACCTCTGCCTCCGGCTCAAACGCCGGGAGGGGGCCTGGATCGCCCCCGGGATGGCCGACCTGCTGGTCGAGGCCCGGGGGGAGGAGATCCGGGGCCTCGGCGCCTCGGCGGTCGTCCCGGTCCCGCTGCACTGGCGGAAGCGCTGGCGTCGCCGCTACGATCAGGCCGAGGCGCTGGCCGCCTGCCTGGCCGATCGCCTCGGGCTGCCGGTGGCCCGGCCGCTGCGCCGGGTCCGGGCCACCGAGGCGCTCTGGCGGCTCGGCCGGGCCGAGCGCCGGCGCCTCCTGCGGGGGGCGTTCCGGGCCGACCCCCGACGGCTGGGGGGCCTGCCGGGCAGGCCGGTGCTGCTGGTCGACGACATCCTGACGACCGGCGCCACCTGCGGGGCCGCGGCCCGGGCCCTGAAGGCCGCCGGGGTCGGACCGGTGGCGGTCGTGGTCCTCGGGCGGGCCGAGTGA
- the hemC gene encoding hydroxymethylbilane synthase, whose translation MGRAAVRIGTRGSALARWQSGWVADRLRAAHPGLSVELVEIRTRGDRDRNSPLSQISGGTGLFTKEIQRALLDREVEVAVHSLKDLPTLSPDGLTLGAIPEREDPADALVAPRHRTLEGLPPGATVGTGSLRRRAMLRHARPDLEVVDIRGNVETRLAKATSGELDAVVLAASGLHRLGLLDRATQRLGPPGFLPAVGQGALGIECRRDDPGTIALLAPLDHPPTRRAVLAERACLAALEGGCMVPLAAWGRDLDEGDGEGDRGGLLALEVAVFDPDGRERLDGSRTGPRSDPRSLGLRVADDLRAAGADRLLGLARPGGGP comes from the coding sequence ATGGGACGAGCGGCGGTCCGGATCGGGACCCGGGGCAGCGCCCTCGCCCGATGGCAATCGGGGTGGGTGGCCGACCGCCTGCGCGCCGCCCACCCCGGGCTGTCGGTCGAGCTGGTCGAGATCCGGACCCGGGGGGACCGGGACCGCAACTCCCCCCTCTCCCAGATCTCCGGCGGCACCGGCCTGTTCACCAAGGAGATCCAGCGGGCGCTGCTGGACCGCGAGGTGGAGGTCGCCGTCCACAGCCTCAAGGACCTGCCGACGCTGTCCCCCGACGGCCTGACCCTGGGCGCCATCCCCGAGCGCGAGGACCCCGCCGACGCCCTGGTCGCCCCCCGGCACCGGACCCTGGAGGGGCTCCCCCCCGGCGCGACCGTGGGCACCGGGTCGCTCCGACGCAGGGCGATGCTCCGCCACGCCCGGCCGGATCTGGAGGTGGTCGACATCCGGGGCAACGTCGAGACCCGGCTGGCGAAGGCCACCTCCGGCGAGCTGGACGCCGTCGTCCTGGCCGCCTCGGGCCTGCACCGGCTCGGCCTGCTCGACCGGGCCACCCAGCGGCTCGGCCCGCCGGGCTTCCTGCCCGCCGTCGGCCAGGGGGCCCTGGGGATTGAGTGCCGCCGGGACGACCCGGGGACGATCGCCCTGCTGGCCCCCCTCGATCACCCCCCCACCCGGCGCGCCGTGCTGGCCGAGCGGGCCTGCCTCGCCGCCCTGGAGGGCGGCTGCATGGTCCCCCTCGCCGCCTGGGGCCGCGACCTCGACGAGGGCGACGGGGAGGGCGACAGGGGCGGCCTGCTCGCCCTGGAGGTCGCCGTCTTCGACCCCGACGGCCGGGAGCGCCTGGACGGCTCCCGGACCGGCCCCCGTTCCGACCCCCGGTCCCTCGGCCTGCGGGTGGCCGACGACCTCCGGGCCGCCGGCGCCGACCGACTCCTGGGCCTGGCTCGCCCCGGGGGGGGCCCCTGA
- a CDS encoding M14 family zinc carboxypeptidase, with the protein MTLRTGSRLLLFALASLGPMAPSRARDDAPALFPEGYLDADALDARLRELAEAHPDAVRLRSIATSGEGRDVWLVTLGEEPGEDPKDRPPAVLIVANLEADHVVGSQVALGLVERLAGEDGGDEAMREFLDDHTLYVVPRLNPDGADRLFEEPRRALHTNLSPTDEDRDARADEDGPDDLDDDGLILRMRAKDEDATLVPDDDDPRILRPAEAAEGERPAYSEYDEGTDEDGDGTLNEDPEGGVNLNRNWPHDWTELTDAAGFSPAGEPEVFGLIRFCYDHPEIAAVWTFTLHDSLRTEPKKPGTTLADADLPYFVELSKAYRKLIAPPKPEAEADGEAEPDADDEPAEDPETPEEPAPIVDGDDPLAAVPEAMRDRVIEAFEGLPAEEQDRLLDEFNEASPLGRARMLAQFLARIGAGEGAGEGETAEAGEEEEEEEDEAEPRPSPGGGPAPAASSALGATTDGAMSEWAYHQFGAVAVASSLWPEPSLPEPAEGESKPPADGEARWLYWNDEVMGGRAFVPFDEVEHPTLGTVEVGGWLPGVRVNPPIGEVEAITEVQRRFLADLVGRLASLAIVDAKAEAKGAGVFEVTARVENPGSFPTALAQGVTTRQAPPVLVRPRLGEARLLAGPTLDRIDALEGSGGSREYRWLILAPDGVDSIELEASCPRAGRVVETIELP; encoded by the coding sequence ATGACCCTACGGACCGGATCTCGCCTGCTGCTGTTCGCCCTGGCGTCGCTGGGGCCCATGGCCCCGTCCCGGGCCCGGGACGACGCCCCTGCCCTCTTCCCCGAGGGCTACCTGGACGCCGACGCCCTCGACGCCCGCCTCCGGGAGCTGGCCGAGGCCCACCCCGACGCCGTCCGCCTCCGGTCGATCGCCACCTCCGGCGAGGGCCGTGACGTCTGGCTCGTCACCCTCGGCGAGGAGCCCGGCGAGGACCCGAAGGACCGGCCGCCGGCCGTCCTGATCGTCGCCAACCTGGAGGCCGACCACGTGGTCGGCAGCCAGGTCGCGCTGGGGCTGGTCGAGCGGCTCGCCGGGGAGGACGGGGGCGACGAAGCCATGCGGGAATTCCTCGACGACCACACGCTCTACGTCGTCCCCCGCCTGAATCCCGACGGCGCCGACCGGCTGTTCGAGGAGCCCCGGCGGGCCCTCCACACCAACCTCTCGCCCACCGACGAGGACCGAGACGCCCGGGCCGACGAGGACGGCCCCGACGACCTGGACGACGACGGCCTGATCCTCCGGATGCGGGCGAAGGACGAGGATGCCACCCTCGTCCCCGACGACGACGACCCCCGGATCCTCCGCCCGGCCGAGGCCGCCGAGGGGGAGCGGCCGGCCTATTCCGAATACGACGAGGGGACCGACGAGGACGGCGACGGCACCCTCAATGAAGACCCCGAAGGCGGCGTGAACCTCAACCGCAACTGGCCCCACGACTGGACCGAGCTGACCGACGCAGCCGGATTCAGCCCCGCCGGCGAGCCCGAGGTGTTCGGCCTGATCCGGTTCTGCTACGACCACCCCGAGATCGCCGCCGTCTGGACCTTCACCCTGCACGACTCCCTCCGCACCGAGCCCAAGAAGCCCGGCACGACCCTCGCCGACGCCGACCTCCCCTACTTCGTCGAGCTGTCCAAGGCCTACCGGAAGCTGATCGCCCCCCCCAAGCCGGAGGCCGAGGCCGACGGCGAGGCGGAGCCCGACGCCGACGACGAGCCCGCCGAAGATCCCGAGACGCCGGAAGAGCCCGCCCCCATCGTCGACGGCGACGACCCCCTCGCCGCCGTGCCCGAGGCGATGCGGGACCGTGTCATCGAGGCGTTCGAGGGGCTCCCGGCCGAGGAGCAGGACCGCCTGCTCGACGAGTTCAACGAGGCCTCCCCCCTGGGACGGGCCCGGATGCTCGCCCAGTTCCTCGCCCGGATCGGCGCGGGCGAGGGAGCGGGAGAGGGCGAGACGGCCGAGGCCGGGGAGGAGGAGGAGGAGGAAGAGGATGAGGCGGAACCCCGGCCTTCGCCCGGCGGCGGCCCGGCCCCGGCGGCCAGCTCGGCCCTCGGCGCGACGACCGACGGAGCGATGAGCGAGTGGGCCTACCACCAGTTCGGCGCCGTCGCCGTGGCCTCCTCCCTCTGGCCCGAGCCCTCGCTCCCCGAGCCCGCCGAGGGGGAATCCAAGCCCCCCGCCGACGGCGAGGCCCGCTGGCTCTACTGGAACGACGAGGTGATGGGCGGCCGGGCCTTCGTCCCCTTCGACGAGGTCGAGCACCCGACGCTCGGCACGGTCGAGGTCGGCGGCTGGCTGCCCGGCGTCCGGGTCAACCCGCCGATCGGCGAGGTGGAGGCGATCACCGAGGTCCAGCGCCGGTTCCTGGCAGATCTCGTCGGCCGGCTCGCCTCGCTGGCGATCGTCGACGCGAAGGCCGAGGCGAAGGGGGCCGGCGTCTTCGAGGTCACCGCCCGGGTCGAGAACCCCGGCTCTTTCCCGACCGCCCTGGCCCAGGGCGTCACCACCCGGCAGGCCCCCCCGGTGCTCGTCCGCCCGAGGCTCGGCGAGGCGAGGCTGCTGGCCGGTCCGACGCTCGACCGGATCGACGCCCTGGAGGGCTCGGGTGGGTCGAGGGAGTACCGCTGGCTGATCCTGGCCCCCGACGGGGTGGATTCGATCGAGCTGGAGGCCTCCTGCCCCCGGGCAGGCCGGGTCGTCGAGACGATCGAGCTGCCGTGA